The region GCCGACATCCCTCAGCGCGTATTCCACCACTATCTTTTCCCTGTTCTTACACAGGATTATGCCTATACTCGGCTGGTCGTCAGCATGTCTGAGAATATCATCGACTGCTGATAGATAAAAGTTCATCTTTCCTGCGTACTCGGGCTGAAATGCCCCTATCTTCAGCTCGACGACAACATAGCACCGCAAATGCAGATGATAAAACAGCAGATCAATATAAAAGTCCTGATTGCCGACCTCGATATGATATTCACTGCCGACAAGGGCGAACCCGGCTCCCAGTTCAAGGAGGAAAGACCTTACATGCAGAAGCAGAGCTTTCTGAAGATCACGCTCTGTGTAGTCATCCCCGAGGCTGAGAAAGTCGAAATTATATGGGTCTTTGAGTATCTGCTGTGCCAGTTCGGATTGCGGTGCAGGCAGCGCAACACTGAAATTGCTTATTGCACGTCCCTGGCGCTCAAAGAGTCGGCTTTCAATCTGGCAGACAAGTACATTTCGACTCCAGCCATGCTCTATGGCGCGACGAACTTACCATTCACGTTCAGATGGGTCCTTAACATAGTCCAAAATCCGAACATTATGGCCCCAAGGAATTTGTGCAACAACTTGTTGCACAAATATAATGTCCGGCCATGCTTGGGCAAAAGCTCGCATATATTTTAGATTCCGGGACGAGAAACCCTTCATCTCCGGAAATGCCGCACGCAGGTCATGCGCGAGACGATCTATAATCTTTGTGCCCCAACCTTGATCTTGCTGCCTATTTAGTATATCTTTTCCTATTTGCCAATAGAGTAGAACGAGTTCTTGATTTACTGCCAGTGCCGCGCGTATGCGGGCGCTGTGGATTCGCTCCTTGATATCCCTAAAGAACCCCTCGTAACCCTCTACCGCAGGAAGCAGGTCGTCAGCCATCAGATTTCTCTGGTTCGCTCGCTGTAGAAGTATCGGCATTATCCTGGCTAAAGAGCTCTCTTTGAGCCTCCAGAGCCTTTACTTCCTCTACTGCTAGCATGTCGATATCCGGCAGTTCGGATATGTCGTTAAGCCCGAAATACTCCAAAAACTCAGGAGTGGTCGCGTATAATATCGGCCTGCCGGGGGTCTGCTTGCGCCCTGCTTCCTTGACCAGACCGCGCTCCATCAGTGTTTTCATTACCCCACCTACAGCAACTCCACGCACTGCTTCGATCTCGGGCATGGTGGCTGGTTGCCGATACGCCGTTACCGCCAGAGTTTCCAAGGCTGCCTTGGAAAGCTTGCGTTTTGCAGGCTGAAGAATAAGCGCACAGTAGTCGGCATACTCGGGTTTGGTGCAAAGCTGATAGCCTCCGGCGATCTTCATAAGCTGCAGTCCTCGGCTGTCGAGGTCCGATTCGAGTGACCTGATAGCTTCTTCGATCCTGGATTCATCCAGTTCGAGCGTGCTTGCGAGCTGCTTTGCGCCAAGAGGT is a window of Armatimonadota bacterium DNA encoding:
- the scpB gene encoding SMC-Scp complex subunit ScpB; the protein is MDDRDTTLEELESEIGEVVSTQPVAEVTVAELSDAVTGVAVVRDDEQPKKGRGLAALFSRRPSKKREEPEQTQEDIESAAALIDGDTTSDESEDEVEEVPPHKNGKLKSVIECMLFVSNEPLGAKQLASTLELDESRIEEAIRSLESDLDSRGLQLMKIAGGYQLCTKPEYADYCALILQPAKRKLSKAALETLAVTAYRQPATMPEIEAVRGVAVGGVMKTLMERGLVKEAGRKQTPGRPILYATTPEFLEYFGLNDISELPDIDMLAVEEVKALEAQRELFSQDNADTSTASEPEKSDG